A region from the Acyrthosiphon pisum isolate AL4f chromosome A1, pea_aphid_22Mar2018_4r6ur, whole genome shotgun sequence genome encodes:
- the Ngdn gene encoding neuroguidin, which yields MEEEVTQPDCSEQTRKLLKDIKSGILEAKESTNKIINKEYNINGNGISLLDIKCHTLLSYINNLTHIILKKCKFQSIKNDPSIERLVEQRTVLERIRPLEFKMKYQIDKLVKTALSGSIDPNDPDRFRATIDGLADAEDDEENVESDNDEDGDKRSKKVKDGVYVAPKVTAVPYDGDESRAVKKQKLLERAKKRALQSSVMQELREEYADTPVELQINTVGLKNKQSKYDYERQKYEEDYFTRLPVTKKDKHRAKQLSSVTLGKLGKEVTHFEDISALGGNFSEKSGNKRKKKFKGKNLKKKRKF from the exons atggaaGAAGAAGTAACTCAACCGGATTGTAGTGAACAAACAAGAAAATTGCTTAAAGATATCAAGTCCGGAATCTTAGAAGCCAAAGAATCGACGAATAAGATTATTAacaaagagtataatattaacggTAATGGCATAAgtttattagatataaaatgCCATACATTATTgagctatataaataatttgactcatattatactaaaaaaatgcaAGTTTCAATCCATTAAAAATGACCCATCGATTGAACGTCTTGTTGAGCAACGAACTGTTCTAGAACGGATAAGGCCTCTTGagtttaaaatgaaataccAAATTGATAAGCTTGTTAAGACAGCATTATCAGGTTCCATTGATCCTAATGATCCAGATAGATTTCGTGCAACTATTGATGGACTAGCAGATGCAGAAGATGATGAAGAAAATGTAGAGTCTGATAATGATGAAGATGGTGATAAAAGGTCAAAAAAAGTTAAGGATGGTGTTTATGTAGCACCTAAGGTTACAGCTGTACCTTATGATGGTGATGAGTCACGAgcagttaaaaaacaaaaactgttaGAAAGAGCTAAAAAGAGAGCACTACAGAGTTCAGTTATGCAAGAGTTACGAGAGGAATATGCAGATACACCAGTTGAACTGCAAATTAATACAGTtgggttaaaaaataaacagtccAAGTATGATTATGAAAGGCAGAAGTATGAAGAAGACTATTTTAcaag gTTGCCAGTTACCAAGAAGGACAAGCATAGAGCTAAGCAATTATCATCAGTTACTCTTGGGAAATTAGGGAAAGAAGTGACACATTTCGAAGACATTTCAGCTCTTGGAGGAAATTTTAGTGAAAAAAGCGGTAATAAAAGAAAGAAGAAGTTCaaaggaaaaaatttaaaaaagaaaaggaAATTTTAa
- the LOC100167081 gene encoding programmed cell death protein 2, producing the protein MSVMLGTIDEHSTTESFSLTSRFFPSKVGGKPAWLDLKHIPEASELACLKCNIPLVFLCQLYAPIDEPEFRGSCFHRTLYVFYCNECKGGRTFAVFRSQLRKKNDYYSGEPAEPNDPDITPDMWGIKLCKVCGCKSTVEYENIYCSLHHKNIDLNKELRDKFIVVLPEHIINEESDEGSENASLNSEDDDSDYSENSDEAQIPKGSLQDMDGLDEALLEMAYGGDKDDEYFEKFKKSISSVPEQIIRYNRLESPLWICTKRIPEAHDIPSCQYCGKQRSFEFQVMPQMLYYLKLPESSTKESFNFGILAVYTCPASCEAGQKYKKEFLWEQSPL; encoded by the exons ATGTCTGTTATGCTGGGTACTATCGACGAACATTCCACCACTGAATCTTTTAGTCTTACTAGTCGTTTTTTTCCATCCAAAGTGGGCGGTAAACCAGCTTGGTTAGATTTGAAACATATTCCAGAAGCAAGCGAGCTGGCTTGTTTGAAGTGTAATATTCCTCTAGTTTTCTTGTGTCAGTTGTATGCACCAATTGATGAACCCGAATTTCGTGGTTCTTGTTTCCATCGAACTTTGTATGTGTTCTATTGTAATGAATGCAAAGGAGGAAGAACATTTGCTGTCTTCAGGTCACAGCttcgtaaaaaaaatgattactatTCAGGTGAACCAGCTGAACCCAATGATCCAGATATTACACCCGATATGTGgggaataaaattatgtaaa gtaTGCGGGTGCAAGTCCACTGTGGAATATGAAAATATCTATTGCAGTTTAcatcacaaaaatattgatttaaataaagaatTGAGAGACaa attcATTGTGGTATTAccagaacatattattaatgaagAGTCAGATGAAGGTTCTGAAAATGCATCATTGAATAGTGAGGATGATGATAGTGATTATAGTGAAAATAGTGATGAAGCTCAAATTCCAAAAGGCTCTCTTCAag ATATGGATGGTTTAGATGAAGCTTTGTTAGAAATGGCTTATGGAGGTGACAAAGAtgatgaatattttgaaaagtttaaaaaatcaatatcctCAGTTCCTGaacaaattattag gtacaatcGTTTAGAGTCGCCATTGTGGATCTGTACTAAACGTATTCCTGAGGCTCATGATATTCCATCTTGCCAATATTGTGGTAAACAAAGAAGTTTTGAATTTCAA gtaaTGCCACAAATGCTGTACTATTTAAAATTGCCAGAATCTTCAACCAAGGAATCATTCAACTTCGGTATTTTAGCTGTCTATACTTGTCCTGCAAGTTGTGAGGCTGGTCAAAAATATAAGAAAGAATTTTTGTGGGAACAGAGTccactatga